From one Astatotilapia calliptera chromosome 10, fAstCal1.2, whole genome shotgun sequence genomic stretch:
- the LOC113030390 gene encoding mannose-P-dolichol utilization defect 1 protein-like gives MATSTIKEFLVTYLMPEKCYYELFLNFHFHVPCLKFVLNKTAGFWIILDTFLAQLPQLIKMLWGGSAEGLSLSAFFLQLYAFSCPVVYAMANNFPLFAWADRLFMLAQTVAIVFLILHYRGDTVRGVLLLFALCGVMLLLRSYAAAAVISVIQASSLAAFIASKVLQATTNYHNGHTGQLSTLSVLLSFAGCLGVAFVSLQENGNSPVSLSHILSACLSCVLLAQILCYKADAVSTTKKTV, from the exons ATGGCCACGTCAACCATCAAAGAGTTTCTTGTAACTTATTTAATGCCAGAAAAATGCTACTACGAGCTCTTCCTGAACTTTCACTTTCACG TGCCATGCCTAAAGTTCGTACTAAACAAAACTGCCGGATTCTGGATCATACTGGACACATTCCTGG CACAACTGCCTCAGTTGATAAAGATGTTATGGGGAGGAAGTGCAGAGGGTCTGAGTCTTAGCGCCTTCTTCTTGCAGCTTTATGCTTTCTCGTGTCCTGTTGTGTACGCTATGGCCAACAACTTCCCACTCTT TGCCTGGGCTGATAGGCTCTTCATGCTTGCCCAGACAGTGGCGATCGTCTTCCTCATCCTCCATTATCGCGGTGATACGGTCCGAG GAGTTCTGCTCCTCTTTGCTCTCTGTGGTGTAATGCTCCTCCTGCGCTCctatgcagcagcagcagtcatcTCAGTGATACAGGCCTCCAGTTTGGCGGCTTTCATTGCAAGCAAG GTTCTCCAGGCTACAACAAACTATCACAACGGCCACACGGGTCAACTATCCACTCTGTCAGTGTTGCTTTCATTTGCAGGCTGTCTGGGTGTGGCCTTTGTTTCTTTACAG GAAAATGGAAACTCTCCTGTGAGTTTGTCACACATACTGTCAGCCTGTCTCAGCTGTGTCCTTCTGGCTCAGATCCTCTGCTACAAGGCCGACGCTGTCAGCACTACAAAGAAGACAGTGTAG
- the slc25a35 gene encoding solute carrier family 25 member 35, translating into MDFVLSGVAACGACVFTNPLEVVKTRMQLQGELKSRGSYHVYYRNVFHAFYTIGKVEGLVGLQKGLVPGLCYQFFMNGVRLGSYAIIESSGYIHTNGRVNAVKTTVAGAMAGVVGAVMGSPIYLVKTHLQSQATSSIAVGHQYKHQGMTHALVAIYRNHGILGLWRGSSAAVPRVSVGSAAQLSTFSSSKELVIDLQVFPVNSWLVALSAGMISSVVVVLAMTPFDVVSTRLYNQPVDHLGKGQLYKGFTDCFSKTLKKEGLTGLYKGLGASYFRLGPHTILSLFFWDELRKFYQPFR; encoded by the exons ATGGATTTCGTGCTGAGCGGAGTGGCGGCATGCGGCGCTTGTGTGTTCACCAACCCGCTGGAGGTCGTCAAAACTCGCATGCAACTTCAGGGAGAGCTAAAGAGCCGCGGATCCTACCATGTGTATTATCGCAACGTCTTCCACGCTTTTTATACTATCGGCAAAGTGGAAGGACTAGTGGGATTACAGAAAGGATTAGTACCCGGGCTATGCTATCAGTTTTTTATGAATGGAGTCAGGCTCGGGTCGTACGCCATCATAGAGTCCTCGGGTTACATCCACACCAATGGAAGGGTCAACGCTGTCAAAACCACAGTAGCAGGGGCTATGGCTGGAGTGGTGGGAGCTGTGATGGGCAGCCCCATATACTTG gtgaagacTCACCTGCAGAGTCAGGCCACCTCCTCTATCGCTGTTGGTCATCAGTACAAGCACCAG GGGATGACCCACGCCCTGGTTGCCATCTACAGAAATCATGGCATTCTGGGACTGTGGAGGGGCTCTAGCGCTGCAGTGCCGAGGGTCAGCGTGGGGTCGGCCGCTCAGCTGtccaccttctcctcctccaaGGAGCTCGTCATTGACCTGCAG GTGTTTCCAGTGAACAGCTGGCTGGTGGCCCTCAGCGCCGGCATGATCAGTagtgtggtggtggtgctggctatgactccttttgatgtggTGAGCACGCGGCTCTACAACCAGCCCGTGGATCATTTGGGCAAG GGTCAGCTCTATAAAGGATTTACTGACTGCTTTTCCAAAACCCTGAAGAAGGAGGGATTGACGGGGCTTTACAAAGGCCTGGGAGCGTCTTATTTCCGACTCGGTCCACACACCATTCTTTCGTTGTTTTTCTGGGATGAACTGCGCAAATTCTACCAGCCGTTCAGATAA
- the grk1b gene encoding rhodopsin kinase GRK1b, producing MDIGGLETVVANSAYVSARGSTDGASAAALRDKKMRARLKLPHIRNCEHMKATLDTTFDSMCVKQPIGKRLFQQYLESDATHKNAGELWKDIEEYVVCQEKDRLQKAQLIVNKYYQSASKNFCTFLEEKAIIRVKEDLKNVRGDLFKESEQQLLKHLEKAAVDGFKNSMYFLRFAQLKWMESQPFDEEWFMDFRVLGKGGFGEVFACQAKATGKMYANKKLDKKRLKKRKGYEGAIVEKRILAKVHSRFIVTLAYAFQTKTDLCLVMTIMNGGDLRFHMYNVDEKNPGFDEKRACFYTAQIICGLEHLHQHRIVYRDLKPENVLLDDAGHVRLSDLGLAVELPPGKDTTSGYAGTPGFMAPELLQKKQYDYSVDYFTLGVTVYEMIAAKGPFRVRGEKVENEEVARRILNDPVSYTPKFSKECKDICEGLMEKDPTKRLGFKNNECAELKNQPFFKDINWGRLEAGMLPPPFVPDPKMVYAKDIDDVGAFSTIKGVVLDDKDAEFYNDFASGNVPIPWQEEMIETGVFGELNIWGEKGKLPNDLDPNYVEAKGGGCVML from the exons ATGGACATCGGTGGCTTGGAGACTGTAGTGGCAAACTCTGCCTATGTGTCAGCCCGTGGCAGCACGGATGGAGCTTCAGCAGCTGCGCTGCGTGACAAAAAGATGCGTGCCAGACTGAAACTCCCACATATCAGAAATTGTGAACACATGAAAGCAACACTAGACACCACCTTTGACAGCATGTGTGTCAAGCAACCCATCGGCAAGCGTCTCTTCCAGCAATATCTGGAGAGTGATGCAACCCATAAAAATGCTGGAGAGCTGTGGAAAGACATTGAAGAATATGTCGTGTGCCAAGAGAAGGACAGACTGCAGAAGGCTCAATTGATAGTCAATAAATACTATCAATCAGCTTCAAAGAATTTTTGCACTTTCCTAGAGGAAAAGGCCATCATTCGAGTTAAAGAAGACCTCAAGAATGTCCGTGGTGACTTATTTAAGGAGAGTGAACAACAGCTGCTCAAGCACTTGGAAAAAGCGGCCGTGGATGGCTTTAAGAACAGCATGTACTTCCTGCGTTTTGCTCAATTAAAATGGATGGAGAGCCAGCCGTTTGATGAAGAGTGGTTCATGGACTTCCGGGTACTGGGTAAAGGAGGTTTTGGCGAAGTGTTTGCTTGTCAGGCAAAGGCAACAGGCAAAATGTATGCGAACAAGAAGCTAGACAAAAAGAGGCTGAAGAAACGCAAAGGCTATGAG GGAGCAATTGTGGAGAAGCGCATCCTTGCAAAAGTTCACAGTCGGTTCATTGTGACGCTGGCTTATGCCTTCCAGACCAAGACAGACCTTTGCCTGGTTATGACCATCATGAATGGTGGTGATTTAAG GTTTCACATGTACAACGTCGATGAAAAAAATCCTGGTTTTGATGAGAAGAGAGCATGTTTCTATACAGCTCAGATCATCTGTGGGCTGGAACACCTTCATCAGCACAGAATCGTATACAGAGATCTGAAGCCAGAAAATGTACTTCTTGATGATGCAG GACATGTCCGCCTGTCAGATTTGGGTCTGGCTGTTGAACTTCCACCAGGAAAAGATACAACTTCTGGATATGCTGGGACTCCAG GTTTCATGGCACCAGAGCTGCTTCAGAAGAAGCAGTATGATTACTCTGTGGACTACTTTACTCTGGGAGTCACGGTGTATGAGATGATTGCTGCCAAAGGACCTTTTAGAGTACGAGGAGAAAAG GTCGAGAATGAAGAGGTAGCTCGCAGAATTCTAAATGATCCAGTTTCTTACACACCAAAATTCAGCAAAGAATGCAAAGACATCTGCGAGGGCCTGATGGAGAAGGACCCGACTAAACGACTGGGCTTCAAAAATAACGAGTGCGCAGAGCTCAAGAATCAACCATTTTTCAAAGACATTAACTGGGGACGTCTAGAAGCAG GAATGCTACCTCCACCATTTGTCCCCGATCCTAAAATGGTCTATGCCAAAGATATTGATGATGTGGGTGCCTTCAGCACAATCAAAGGTGTGGTCCTGGATGACAAGGACGCTGAGTTCTACAATGACTTTGCGTCCGGCAACGTCCCAATACCCTGGCAGGAGGAAATGATTGAGACTGGTGTGTTTGGAGAGCTGAATATCTGGGGAGAGAAGGGGAAGTTGCCCAATGACCTTGACCCTAATTATGTGGAAGCCAAAGGGGGGGGATGTGTAATGCTTTGA